One genomic segment of Drosophila melanogaster chromosome 3R includes these proteins:
- the aurA gene encoding aurora A, with protein MSHPSDHVLRPKENAPHRMPEKSAAVHNMQKNLLLGKKPNSENMAPASKPLPGSSGALIRKPGLGGSNSIASSEGNNFQKPMVPSVKKTTSEFAAPAPVAPIKKPESLSKQKPTAASSESSKELGAASSSAEKEKTKTETQPQKPKKTWELNNFDIGRLLGRGKFGNVYLAREKESQFVVALKVLFKRQIGESNVEHQVRREIEIQSHLRHPHILRLYAYFHDDVRIYLILEYAPQGTLFNALQAQPMKRFDERQSATYIQALCSALLYLHERDIIHRDIKPENLLLGHKGVLKIADFGWSVHEPNSMRMTLCGTVDYLPPEMVQGKPHTKNVDLWSLGVLCFELLVGHAPFYSKNYDETYKKILKVDYKLPEHISKAASHLISKLLVLNPQHRLPLDQVMVHPWILAHTQ; from the exons ATGTCCCATCCGTCTGACCATGTGCTGCGTCCCAAGGAAAATGCTCCGCACAGAATGCCAGAAAAATCAGCTGCAGTGCACAATATGCAAAAGAACTTGCTATTGGGAAAGAAG CCCAACAGCGAGAATATGGCTCCAGCTAGCAAACCCTTGCCAGGATCCTCTGGCGCTTTGATCAGGAAGCCAGGCCTAGGAGGCTCCAATTCCATAGCTTCCTCCGAAGGAAACAACTTCCAAAAACCCATGGTGCCGTCCGTGAAGAAGACCACATCAGAGTTTGCTGCTCCGGCTCCAGTAGCACCTATCAAGAAGCCTGAGTCACTTTCCAAGCAGAAACCCACTGCTGCGAGCTCTGAATCCTCCAAGGAACTGGGTGCGGCCAGCAGCTCCGCTGAAAAAGAGAAAACCAAGACTG AAACCCAGCCCCAGAAGCCGAAGAAGACCTGGGAGCTCAACAACTTTGATATTGGTCGCCTGCTGGGACGGGGCAAGTTTGGCAACGTTTATTTGGCGCGGGAAAAGGAATCCCAGTTCGTGGTGGCCCTAAAAGTGCTCTTTAAGCGCCAGATTGGCGAGTCCAATGTGGAGCACCAGGTGCGTCGTGAGATCGAGATACAATCGCACCTACGTCATCCGCATATCCTGCGTCTGTATGCCTACTTTCACGACGACGTGCGCATATATCTGATCTTGGAGTATGCGCCACAAGGAACGCTTTTCAACGCCTTGCAGGCACAGCCGATGAAACGTTTCGATGAACGCCAGTCGGCCACCTATATTCAGGCGTTGTGCTCGGCGCTGCTCTATCTGCATGAGCGGGACATCATACACAGGGACATCAAGCCGGAGAACTTGCTGCTCGGGCACAAGGGCGTCCTGAAGATCGCCGACTTCGGTTGGTCCGTGCACGAGCCGAACTCCATGCGCATGACACTGTGCGGCACTGTCGACTACTTGCCACCCGAAATGGTTCAGGGCAAGCCGCACACGAAAAACGTGGATCTATGGAGCCTGGGTGTGCTCTGCTTTGAGCTGCTAGTGGGCCACGCTCCCTTCTACTCGAAGAACTATGACGAGACCTACAAGAAGATTCTCAAGGTGGACTACAAACTGCCGGAGCACATTTCCAAGGCAGCATCCCATCTCATTTCCAAGCTGCTGGTCCTTAATCCGCAGCACCGCCTACCGCTGGATCAGGTGATGGTGCATCCTTGGATCCTGGCGCACACGCAGTGA
- the CG12213 gene encoding uncharacterized protein, isoform C codes for MSSARFARSGRVRICILMSMFIVLIMMIVIYQMSQHQLDESRAFQEGLSVQMQSLNAEKLTAEKRMSALRSEKMTLQEQYEGQLAEALQKQHDTEHALQEKFDAQVEKYKLLEIKYTNLEAEFVKSKKKHIEDTNAFDQKLQKVLADLHKDKASKEREVAAWKEKLDKLQRDGEHKIHALEATIAEFKTNCNYVPKVQPAEAPVQGHQQQLNKPAEQMPTTHHSNPAQLAHSIEKPRNEKSFDAQVQVSEGLYRIGGGVNLLATNPKQNLTNASTNFTLKSNGDGTQEQPQLPLQPFAVSNNHSLILNSVENFQIVPKSVSEKQQQEEPQLSGGPVSPLSAPRKSSTQASVGSASDKKAGDAPNASVAPKVSSSGLPPLAVPPAKTERKLPENVAPIPENFEDKADTKGDAVDVDNAAEDLPKNENNNRYANAVNDMEGNKNVGVAPKPIEDSGAHEVKDALNEPSFNLPAAGGGQNFFDGELPAPGPGPVPDETAKQMAEAAGAGGGGDGDDDDDVGDVAVKQPQHLLDTDNLNNEIVADQGKEFAEGIHLEDGMDEDQDEDDYSNGGAARKKGGEVIRH; via the exons ATGAGTTCGGCTCGCTTCGCGCGCTCAGGGCGCGTCCGTATCTGCATCCTGATGAGCATGTTCATCGTGCTCATCATGATGATTGTTATCTACCAAATGTCCCAACACCAATTGGACGAGAGCCGCGCCTTCCAAGAGGGCCTCAGTGTCCAGATGCAAT CCCTGAATGCCGAAAAACTTACCGCCGAGAAGAGAATGAGCGCGCTGCGCTCGGAAAAGATGACCCTGCAGGAGCAGTACGAGGGTCAGTTGGCGGAGGCACTGCAGAAGCAGCACGACACGGAACACGCACTGCAGGAGAAGTTCGACGCTCAGGTGGAAAAGTACAAGCTGCTGGAGATTAAGTACACCAACCTGGAGGCCGAGTTCGTCAAGAGCAAGAAGAAACACATCGAGGACACGAACGCTTTCGACCAAAAGCTGCAAAAGGTCCTGGCGGATCTTCATAAGGACAAGGCCAGCAAGGAGCGCGAGGTGGCTGCCTGGAAG GAAAAGCTGGACAAGCTACAGCGCGATGGTGAGCACAAGATTCACGCCCTGGAAGCCACAATTGCGGAATTCAAGACCAACTGCAACTATGTACCTAAAGTCCAGCCCGCCGAGGCACCGGTCCAGGGACACCAGCAGCAACTGAATAAGCCCGCCGAGCAGATGCCCACCACGCACCACTCAAATCCTGCCCAGCTAGCGCACAGCATTGAAAAGCCCCGCAACGAGAAGTCCTTCGATGCCCAAGTGCAAGTGAGTGAAGGCCTCTACAGGATTGGCGGCGGGGTAAATCTGCTAGCAACTAACCCAAAACAAAACCTAACAAACGCGTCTACTAACTTCACACTTAAGAGTAACGGTGACGGAACCCAAGAGCAGCCGCAACTGCCTCTGCAGCCTTTTGCCGTGTCCAACAACCACAGCCTCATACTAAACTCTGTTGAAAACTTTCAGATTGTGCCCAAATCGGTCAGTGAGAAGCAACAGCAGGAGGAGCCGCAACTATCCGGCGGTCCTGTTTCCCCGTTAAGTGCACCCCGCAAGAGCAGCACCCAAGCCTCAGTGGGCAGCGCTTCGGACAAGAAAGCCGGTGATGCCCCCAACGCATCTGTAGCCCCAAAAGTTAGTAGCAGCGGCCTTCCCCCGCTTGCAGTGCCACCAGCGAAGACTGAGCGCAAACTTCCCGAAAACGTGGCTCCCATTCCCGAGAACTTTGAAGACAAAGCGGATACTAAGGGCGACGCTGTCGATGTAGACAACGCCGCCGAAGACCTGCCGAAGAACGAGAACAACAATCGTTACGCCAACGCAGTAAATGATATGGAGGGCAACAAAAATGTAGGCGTAGCTCCCAAACCCATCGAGGATTCGGGCGCTCACGAAGTTAAGGATGCGTTAAACGAGCCTAGCTTTAATTTGCCCGCCGCTGGTGGCGGCCAGAATTTCTTCGATGGCGAATTGCCGGCACCTGGTCCCGGACCCGTTCCCGATGAAACGGCCAAACAGATGGCCGAGGCAGCCGGTGCCGGAGGAGGTGGCGACGGagatgacgacgacgatgtGGGTGATGTGGCCGTGAAACAGCCACAGCATTTGCTCGATACAGACAATCTAAACAACGAAATCGTTGCTGACCAGGGTAAGGAGTTCGCCGAAGGCATCCACCTGGAAGACGGCATGGATGAAGATCAAGATG AGGACGACTATTCCAATGGTGGTGCAGCACGCAAGAAGGGAGGCGAGGTTATTAGACACTAA
- the CG12213 gene encoding uncharacterized protein, isoform E codes for MSSARFARSGRVRICILMSMFIVLIMMIVIYQMSQHQLDESRAFQEGLSVQMQSLNAEKLTAEKRMSALRSEKMTLQEQYEGQLAEALQKQHDTEHALQEKFDAQVEKYKLLEIKYTNLEAEFVKSKKKHIEDTNAFDQKLQKVLADLHKDKASKEREVAAWKEKLDKLQRDGEHKIHALEATIAEFKTNCNYVPKVQPAEAPVQGHQQQLNKPAEQMPTTHHSNPAQLAHSIEKPRNEKSFDAQVQVSEGLYRIGGGIVPKSVSEKQQQEEPQLSGGPVSPLSAPRKSSTQASVGSASDKKAGDAPNASVAPKVSSSGLPPLAVPPAKTERKLPENVAPIPENFEDKADTKGDAVDVDNAAEDLPKNENNNRYANAVNDMEGNKNVGVAPKPIEDSGAHEVKDALNEPSFNLPAAGGGQNFFDGELPAPGPGPVPDETAKQMAEAAGAGGGGDGDDDDDVGDVAVKQPQHLLDTDNLNNEIVADQGKEFAEGIHLEDGMDEDQDEDDYSNGGAARKKGGEVIRH; via the exons ATGAGTTCGGCTCGCTTCGCGCGCTCAGGGCGCGTCCGTATCTGCATCCTGATGAGCATGTTCATCGTGCTCATCATGATGATTGTTATCTACCAAATGTCCCAACACCAATTGGACGAGAGCCGCGCCTTCCAAGAGGGCCTCAGTGTCCAGATGCAAT CCCTGAATGCCGAAAAACTTACCGCCGAGAAGAGAATGAGCGCGCTGCGCTCGGAAAAGATGACCCTGCAGGAGCAGTACGAGGGTCAGTTGGCGGAGGCACTGCAGAAGCAGCACGACACGGAACACGCACTGCAGGAGAAGTTCGACGCTCAGGTGGAAAAGTACAAGCTGCTGGAGATTAAGTACACCAACCTGGAGGCCGAGTTCGTCAAGAGCAAGAAGAAACACATCGAGGACACGAACGCTTTCGACCAAAAGCTGCAAAAGGTCCTGGCGGATCTTCATAAGGACAAGGCCAGCAAGGAGCGCGAGGTGGCTGCCTGGAAG GAAAAGCTGGACAAGCTACAGCGCGATGGTGAGCACAAGATTCACGCCCTGGAAGCCACAATTGCGGAATTCAAGACCAACTGCAACTATGTACCTAAAGTCCAGCCCGCCGAGGCACCGGTCCAGGGACACCAGCAGCAACTGAATAAGCCCGCCGAGCAGATGCCCACCACGCACCACTCAAATCCTGCCCAGCTAGCGCACAGCATTGAAAAGCCCCGCAACGAGAAGTCCTTCGATGCCCAAGTGCAAGTGAGTGAAGGCCTCTACAGGATTGGCGGCGGG ATTGTGCCCAAATCGGTCAGTGAGAAGCAACAGCAGGAGGAGCCGCAACTATCCGGCGGTCCTGTTTCCCCGTTAAGTGCACCCCGCAAGAGCAGCACCCAAGCCTCAGTGGGCAGCGCTTCGGACAAGAAAGCCGGTGATGCCCCCAACGCATCTGTAGCCCCAAAAGTTAGTAGCAGCGGCCTTCCCCCGCTTGCAGTGCCACCAGCGAAGACTGAGCGCAAACTTCCCGAAAACGTGGCTCCCATTCCCGAGAACTTTGAAGACAAAGCGGATACTAAGGGCGACGCTGTCGATGTAGACAACGCCGCCGAAGACCTGCCGAAGAACGAGAACAACAATCGTTACGCCAACGCAGTAAATGATATGGAGGGCAACAAAAATGTAGGCGTAGCTCCCAAACCCATCGAGGATTCGGGCGCTCACGAAGTTAAGGATGCGTTAAACGAGCCTAGCTTTAATTTGCCCGCCGCTGGTGGCGGCCAGAATTTCTTCGATGGCGAATTGCCGGCACCTGGTCCCGGACCCGTTCCCGATGAAACGGCCAAACAGATGGCCGAGGCAGCCGGTGCCGGAGGAGGTGGCGACGGagatgacgacgacgatgtGGGTGATGTGGCCGTGAAACAGCCACAGCATTTGCTCGATACAGACAATCTAAACAACGAAATCGTTGCTGACCAGGGTAAGGAGTTCGCCGAAGGCATCCACCTGGAAGACGGCATGGATGAAGATCAAGATG AGGACGACTATTCCAATGGTGGTGCAGCACGCAAGAAGGGAGGCGAGGTTATTAGACACTAA
- the CG12213 gene encoding uncharacterized protein, isoform D translates to MSSARFARSGRVRICILMSMFIVLIMMIVIYQMSQHQLDESRAFQEGLSVQMQSLNAEKLTAEKRMSALRSEKMTLQEQYEGQLAEALQKQHDTEHALQEKFDAQVEKYKLLEIKYTNLEAEFVKSKKKHIEDTNAFDQKLQKVLADLHKDKASKEREVAAWKEKLDKLQRDGEHKIHALEATIAEFKTNCNYVPKVQPAEAPVQGHQQQLNKPAEQMPTTHHSNPAQLAHSIEKPRNEKSFDAQVQIVPKSVSEKQQQEEPQLSGGPVSPLSAPRKSSTQASVGSASDKKAGDAPNASVAPKVSSSGLPPLAVPPAKTERKLPENVAPIPENFEDKADTKGDAVDVDNAAEDLPKNENNNRYANAVNDMEGNKNVGVAPKPIEDSGAHEVKDALNEPSFNLPAAGGGQNFFDGELPAPGPGPVPDETAKQMAEAAGAGGGGDGDDDDDVGDVAVKQPQHLLDTDNLNNEIVADQGKEFAEGIHLEDGMDEDQDEDDYSNGGAARKKGGEVIRH, encoded by the exons ATGAGTTCGGCTCGCTTCGCGCGCTCAGGGCGCGTCCGTATCTGCATCCTGATGAGCATGTTCATCGTGCTCATCATGATGATTGTTATCTACCAAATGTCCCAACACCAATTGGACGAGAGCCGCGCCTTCCAAGAGGGCCTCAGTGTCCAGATGCAAT CCCTGAATGCCGAAAAACTTACCGCCGAGAAGAGAATGAGCGCGCTGCGCTCGGAAAAGATGACCCTGCAGGAGCAGTACGAGGGTCAGTTGGCGGAGGCACTGCAGAAGCAGCACGACACGGAACACGCACTGCAGGAGAAGTTCGACGCTCAGGTGGAAAAGTACAAGCTGCTGGAGATTAAGTACACCAACCTGGAGGCCGAGTTCGTCAAGAGCAAGAAGAAACACATCGAGGACACGAACGCTTTCGACCAAAAGCTGCAAAAGGTCCTGGCGGATCTTCATAAGGACAAGGCCAGCAAGGAGCGCGAGGTGGCTGCCTGGAAG GAAAAGCTGGACAAGCTACAGCGCGATGGTGAGCACAAGATTCACGCCCTGGAAGCCACAATTGCGGAATTCAAGACCAACTGCAACTATGTACCTAAAGTCCAGCCCGCCGAGGCACCGGTCCAGGGACACCAGCAGCAACTGAATAAGCCCGCCGAGCAGATGCCCACCACGCACCACTCAAATCCTGCCCAGCTAGCGCACAGCATTGAAAAGCCCCGCAACGAGAAGTCCTTCGATGCCCAAGTGCAA ATTGTGCCCAAATCGGTCAGTGAGAAGCAACAGCAGGAGGAGCCGCAACTATCCGGCGGTCCTGTTTCCCCGTTAAGTGCACCCCGCAAGAGCAGCACCCAAGCCTCAGTGGGCAGCGCTTCGGACAAGAAAGCCGGTGATGCCCCCAACGCATCTGTAGCCCCAAAAGTTAGTAGCAGCGGCCTTCCCCCGCTTGCAGTGCCACCAGCGAAGACTGAGCGCAAACTTCCCGAAAACGTGGCTCCCATTCCCGAGAACTTTGAAGACAAAGCGGATACTAAGGGCGACGCTGTCGATGTAGACAACGCCGCCGAAGACCTGCCGAAGAACGAGAACAACAATCGTTACGCCAACGCAGTAAATGATATGGAGGGCAACAAAAATGTAGGCGTAGCTCCCAAACCCATCGAGGATTCGGGCGCTCACGAAGTTAAGGATGCGTTAAACGAGCCTAGCTTTAATTTGCCCGCCGCTGGTGGCGGCCAGAATTTCTTCGATGGCGAATTGCCGGCACCTGGTCCCGGACCCGTTCCCGATGAAACGGCCAAACAGATGGCCGAGGCAGCCGGTGCCGGAGGAGGTGGCGACGGagatgacgacgacgatgtGGGTGATGTGGCCGTGAAACAGCCACAGCATTTGCTCGATACAGACAATCTAAACAACGAAATCGTTGCTGACCAGGGTAAGGAGTTCGCCGAAGGCATCCACCTGGAAGACGGCATGGATGAAGATCAAGATG AGGACGACTATTCCAATGGTGGTGCAGCACGCAAGAAGGGAGGCGAGGTTATTAGACACTAA
- the GC1 gene encoding glutamate carrier 1, isoform A, translated as MSSSATIATPLPQPQHQQFALLPKIINGGIAGIIGVTCVFPLDLVKTRLQNQQIGPNGERMYNSMFDCFRKTYKAEGYFGMYRGSGVNILLITPEKAIKLTANDYFRHKLTTKDGKLPLTSQMVAGGLAGAFQIIVTTPMELLKIQMQDAGRVAAAAKLAGKTVEKVSATQLASQLIKDKGIFGLYKGIGATGLRDVTFSIIYFPLFATLNDLGPRRNDGSGEAVFWCSFLAGLAAGSTAALAVNPFDVVKTRLQAIKKADGEKEFKGISDCITKTLKHEGPTAFFKGGLCRMIVIAPLFGIAQTVYYLGVAEGLLGYQKK; from the exons ATGTCGAGCAGTGCAACCATCGCAACGCCGCTGCCGCAGCCGCAGCACCAGCAATTCGC CCTGCTGCCGAAGATCATTAACGGCGGAATTGCGGGAATCATCGGAGTGACATGCGTCTTCCCACTGGACTTGGTCAAGACGAGGCTGCAAAACCAGCAGATCGGACCCAATGGCGAACGCATGTACAACAGCAT GTTCGATTGCTTCCGCAAGACGTACAAGGCCGAAGGATACTTTGGCATGTACCGCGGCTCTGGCGTGAACATCCTGCTAATCACACCTGAGAAGGCCATCAAGTTGACCGCCAACGATTACTTCCGCCACAAGCTGACCACCAAGGATGGCAAACTTCCGCTGACCAGTCAGATGGTTGCCGGCGGTCTGGCCGGTGCATTCCAAATTATCGTCACCACGCCCATGGAGCTTCTCAAGATCCAGATGCAGGATGCGGGTCGcgtggcggcggcggccaaATTGGCTGGCAAGACGGTGGAGAAGGTGTCGGCCACCCAATTGGCTTCCCAGCTTATCAAGGACAAGGGCATCTTTGGCCTGTACAAGGGTATCGGTGCCACAGGACTGCGAGATGTCACCTTCTCTATCATTTACTTCCCCCTTTTCGCTACTCTCAATGACCTGGGTCCACGACGAAACGATGGATCTGGCGAGGCTGTGTTCTG GTGCTCCTTCCTGGCGGGCTTGGCGGCCGGTTCCACCGCTGCCCTCGCAGTTAATCCCTTCGACGTGGTCAAGACGCGTCTGCAGGCGATTAAGAAGGCCGACGGTGAGAAGGAGTTCAAGGGCATATCAGATTGTATCAC TAAGACACTGAAGCACGAGGGACCCACCGCCTTCTTCAAGGGCGGCCTGTGCCGAATGATTGTGATTGCTCCTCTGTTCGGAATCGCTCAAACGGTCTACTATCTGGGCGTGGCCGAGGGCCTGCTGGGCTATCAGAAAAAGTAG
- the GC2 gene encoding glutamate carrier 2, isoform B, whose product MLEQVEQKNQEQKKPQKFNVFPKIINGGVAGIIGVACVYPLDMVKTRLQNQTIGPNGERMYTSIADCFRKTIASEGYFGMYRGSAVNIVLITPEKAIKLTANDFFRYHLASDDGVIPLSRATLAGGLAGLFQIVVTTPMELLKIQMQDAGRVAAADRAAGREVKTITALGLTKTLLRERGIFGLYKGVGATGVRDITFSMVYFPLMAWINDQGPRKSDGSGEAVFYWSLIAGLLSGMTSAFMVTPFDVVKTRLQADGEKKFKGIMDCVNRTLKEEGISAFFKGGLCRIMVLAPLFGIAQMFYFLGVGEKILGIERTKSV is encoded by the exons atgttggaaCAAGTTGAGCAAAAGAACCAAGAgcaaaaaaaaccacaaaagttTAA CGTTTTTCCGAAAATTATAAATGGCGGCGTCGCCGGTATTATTGGAGTGGCATGCGTCTATCCACTGGACATGGTTAAGACGCGACtgcaaaaccaaacaataGGTCCCAATGGAGAGCGCATGTACACCAGCAT CGCCGACTGTTTCCGAAAGACTATCGCCAGCGAAGGCTATTTTGGAATGTACAGAGGCTCAGCGGTGAACATCGTGCTGATTACGCCCGAGAAAGCCATCAAGTTGACCGCCAACGACTTCTTTCGGTATCATCTGGCATCCGATGACGGGGTTATTCCGTTGTCACGGGCTACTTTGGCCGGGGGCCTGGCCGGGCTATTCCAGATCGTGGTCACCACGCCCATGGAGCTCCTCAAGATACAGATGCAGGACGCCGGGCGGGTGGCTGCTGCCGACCGAGCGGCAGGACGAGAGGTGAAAACTATAACGGCCTTGGGTCTGACCAAGACGCTCCTTCGTGAGCGTGGAATCTTCGGTTTATACAAGGGTGTGGGCGCCACTGGAGTGCGGGATATTACGTTCTCGATGGTGTACTTTCCGCTAATGGCCTGGATAAATGACCAGGGGCCACGCAAGTCAGATGGTTCTGGGGAAGCGGTCTTCTACTGGTCTCTGATAGCTGGACTCTTGTCTGGCATGACTTCTGCCTTTATGGTCACCCCTTTTGATGTGGTCAAGACTCGACTGCAGGCCGATGGCGAGAAGAAGTTCAAAGGCATCATGGACTGTGTAAATAGGACCCTTAAGGAAGAGGGCATAAGTGCATTCTTTAAGGGCGGTCTATGTCGGATAATGGTGCTAGCTCCACTATTTGGTATCGcgcaaatgttttattttttgggtgTGGGCGAGAAGATTCTGGGCATCGAGCGAACGAAATCTGTGTAA
- the GC2 gene encoding glutamate carrier 2, isoform D: MYRGSAVNIVLITPEKAIKLTANDFFRYHLASDDGVIPLSRATLAGGLAGLFQIVVTTPMELLKIQMQDAGRVAAADRAAGREVKTITALGLTKTLLRERGIFGLYKGVGATGVRDITFSMVYFPLMAWINDQGPRKSDGSGEAVFYWSLIAGLLSGMTSAFMVTPFDVVKTRLQADGEKKFKGIMDCVNRTLKEEGISAFFKGGLCRIMVLAPLFGIAQMFYFLGVGEKILGIERTKSV; this comes from the coding sequence ATGTACAGAGGCTCAGCGGTGAACATCGTGCTGATTACGCCCGAGAAAGCCATCAAGTTGACCGCCAACGACTTCTTTCGGTATCATCTGGCATCCGATGACGGGGTTATTCCGTTGTCACGGGCTACTTTGGCCGGGGGCCTGGCCGGGCTATTCCAGATCGTGGTCACCACGCCCATGGAGCTCCTCAAGATACAGATGCAGGACGCCGGGCGGGTGGCTGCTGCCGACCGAGCGGCAGGACGAGAGGTGAAAACTATAACGGCCTTGGGTCTGACCAAGACGCTCCTTCGTGAGCGTGGAATCTTCGGTTTATACAAGGGTGTGGGCGCCACTGGAGTGCGGGATATTACGTTCTCGATGGTGTACTTTCCGCTAATGGCCTGGATAAATGACCAGGGGCCACGCAAGTCAGATGGTTCTGGGGAAGCGGTCTTCTACTGGTCTCTGATAGCTGGACTCTTGTCTGGCATGACTTCTGCCTTTATGGTCACCCCTTTTGATGTGGTCAAGACTCGACTGCAGGCCGATGGCGAGAAGAAGTTCAAAGGCATCATGGACTGTGTAAATAGGACCCTTAAGGAAGAGGGCATAAGTGCATTCTTTAAGGGCGGTCTATGTCGGATAATGGTGCTAGCTCCACTATTTGGTATCGcgcaaatgttttattttttgggtgTGGGCGAGAAGATTCTGGGCATCGAGCGAACGAAATCTGTGTAA
- the Tango9 gene encoding transport and golgi organization 9, isoform B: MDHRVFLSLIFVLSGTFNVLVVKWANQQQVIGSDGKLHGFQHPVVFTLLMFLGEFLCFAVFKVIRLISNRRGVISDLDSILSQDSSEFRPVSMLLPTLLDAAASILLFTGLYLTYATSFQMIRGAALIFVGIFSTMFLNHTLTGRHWLAIFTISCGLLDIISLDVHRVEYDLVTLPYTDYKSILTGDLLIIIAEILHGLQYVCEEKQLKTSNVAPLQAAGWQGIFGLGITSMLAICMNFLPSIDPFSCSSRAVFDDWGDLFAALQGSISLIMTLIAFTISCAMYNFIGLYIAMYSSSANRLLADGLRVYFIWVFVIIMEWEYMNLVTIMGFLILQMGIILYRQALFLDWYRAAVARWYRARYVDLGTENAAAPNSRPADVI; the protein is encoded by the exons ATGGATCATCGTGTTTTCCTGTCGCTGATCTTTGTGCTCAGCGGCACCTTCAACGTTCTGGTGGTGAA GTGGGCCAATCAACAACAGGTAATCGGCAGCGATGGAAAACTTCATGGATTTCAACATCCAGTGGTGTTCACACTGCTCATGTTCCTGGGCGAGTTCCTGTGCTTTGCGGTCTTCAAGGTGATCCGCCTGATCTCCAATCGTCGTGGA GTTATATCCGATCTGGATAGCATCTTGTCGCAGGACAGCAGTGAGTTCCGCCCTGTTAGCATGCTATTGCCCACTTTGCTGGATGCGGCAGCCTCCATTCTGTTGTTCACCGGACTTTACTTGACTTACGCCACCAGCTTTCAGATGATAAGAG GCGCCGCCCTGATCTTTGTGGGCATCTTTAGCACCATGTTTCTGAATCACACGCTGACCGGACGGCACTGGCTGGCCATCTTTACGATATCGTGCGGCCTGCTGGACATTATCAGTCTGGACGTCCATCGCGTTGAATACGACCTGGTCACGTTGCCTTACACGGACTACAAATCCATTCTGACCGGCGACTTACTCATCATCATTGCTGAAATTCTGCACGGACTGCAATATGTTTGCGAGGAGAAACAGCTAAAAACCTCGAATGTTGCTCCACTGCAAGCTGCTGGCTGGCAGGGAATCTTCGGCTTGGGCATCACCTCGATGCTGGCCATTTGCATGAACTTCCTGCCGAGCATTGATCCATTTAGCTGTAGTTCGCGTGCAGTTTTCGACGATTGGGGTGATCTCTTTGCGGCTCTGCAGGGGAGTATCTCATTGATTATGACTCTGATTGCCTTCACCATCTCATGTGCCATGTACAACTTCATTGGACTGTACATTGCGATGTACTCGTCCAGCGCCAACCGGCTTCTGGCCGATGGCCTACGCGTTTACTTCATCTGGGTGTTTGTGATTATCATGGAGTGGGAGTACATGAATCTGGTCACGATCATGGGCTTCCTCATCCTGCAAATGGGTATCATCCTCTACCGACAGGCCCTATTCCTCGACTGGTATCGAGCTGCAGTGGCCCGCTGGTATCGTGCTCGTTACGTGGATTTGGGTACTGAGAATGCGGCTGCTCCGAACAGCCGGCCAGCGGATGTGATCTAA